A part of Halobaculum sp. MBLA0143 genomic DNA contains:
- a CDS encoding winged helix-turn-helix domain-containing protein: MTDESEDRPTETQTDLGERPGLDEIKRMRREHPSGWLELSMTPARALLIDAILDSPPGHEFTTGTISERAGITPQAVRDHLGVLVDRGVVEAVDGTTYRIVDDSVVLRELEELNAAVGAVRAGAADERVHETPPHERVDNADDDGSGSGRRVAETAPDPGVLNAD, encoded by the coding sequence ATGACTGACGAGAGTGAGGATCGACCGACCGAGACCCAAACTGACCTTGGGGAACGCCCCGGCCTGGACGAGATCAAACGGATGCGTCGGGAGCATCCCAGCGGTTGGCTGGAACTGTCGATGACGCCGGCGCGGGCGCTGTTGATCGACGCGATCCTCGACTCGCCGCCGGGTCACGAGTTCACTACTGGAACGATCTCCGAGCGCGCCGGAATTACGCCGCAGGCCGTCCGGGACCACCTCGGCGTTCTCGTCGACCGCGGCGTTGTCGAGGCAGTCGACGGGACAACGTACCGGATCGTCGACGACAGCGTGGTCTTGCGGGAACTGGAAGAGCTGAACGCCGCCGTTGGCGCCGTTCGCGCCGGGGCCGCGGACGAACGGGTCCACGAGACGCCGCCACACGAGCGGGTCGACAACGCGGACGACGACGGGAGCGGGAGCGGCCGCAGGGTTGCGGAGACAGCACCAGATCCGGGGGTCCTGAATGCCGACTGA